Proteins found in one Pseudoxanthomonas sp. SL93 genomic segment:
- a CDS encoding DUF885 domain-containing protein, translated as MRKTLIVCALALALTACDRAASPETGTAATPAATVSQADIAAETERLNQWFEKKYEEQLKFSPLQLTFQGRKDLYDQIDDLSEKAQLDQVAWQKASVEEMEKTFDYAKLSDEGKLSYDLWKLQYENARDGLPFLVDGYAFDQMNGAQSFFPTVMISFHKVEEESDYTAYVSRLNASARAFDQLLERARKSAGQGIRPPRFAYEGVIDQSKKVIAGAPFSSGKDSAIWADAQAKADALVKNGKVSAERGAALKEEARKALLEQFKPAYERVIAWCEEDLPNAGENATGVGSTHPNGKAYYEYQLRQMTTTNMTADEIHALGLKEVERIKGEMTALKDKVGFKGDLDAFFAFIDSDPQFAFPNTDAGRQAYIDEATKAIANIKKELPNYFGLLPKADLEVKRVEAFREQDGAAQHYFPGTPDGSRPGVYYAHLSDMNAMPKPELEVIAYHEGLPGHHMQISIAQELTGVPKFRTQAGFTAYSEGWGLYSEWLAKEMPNTYQDPYSEFGRLSSEMWRAIRLVVDTGLHAKGWTEQQAVEYFDANSAVPLAAIKSEVQRYLIMPGQATAYKVGMIRIQDLRRKAETELGDKFDIKGFHDAVLGGGALPLTLLERRVDQWIASQKAKQA; from the coding sequence ATGCGTAAAACCCTGATCGTCTGTGCCCTGGCGCTGGCCCTGACCGCCTGCGACCGCGCTGCTTCGCCCGAAACCGGCACCGCCGCCACGCCTGCCGCCACCGTTTCGCAGGCCGACATCGCGGCCGAGACCGAGCGCCTCAACCAGTGGTTCGAGAAGAAGTACGAGGAACAACTGAAGTTCAGCCCGCTGCAGCTGACGTTCCAGGGCCGCAAGGACCTGTACGACCAGATCGACGACCTGTCCGAGAAGGCCCAGCTTGACCAGGTGGCCTGGCAGAAGGCGAGCGTCGAGGAGATGGAGAAGACCTTCGACTACGCCAAGCTGAGCGACGAGGGCAAGTTGTCCTACGACCTGTGGAAGCTGCAGTACGAGAACGCCCGTGATGGCTTGCCCTTCCTGGTGGACGGGTATGCGTTCGACCAGATGAACGGTGCGCAGAGTTTCTTCCCCACCGTGATGATCAGCTTCCACAAGGTGGAAGAGGAATCGGACTACACCGCTTACGTGTCGCGCCTCAACGCCAGCGCACGTGCGTTCGACCAGCTGCTTGAGCGTGCGCGCAAGTCGGCCGGGCAGGGCATCCGTCCGCCCAGGTTCGCCTATGAAGGCGTCATCGACCAGTCGAAGAAGGTCATCGCCGGCGCCCCGTTCTCCTCGGGCAAGGATTCGGCGATCTGGGCCGACGCGCAGGCCAAGGCCGACGCGCTGGTGAAGAACGGCAAGGTCAGCGCCGAACGTGGCGCCGCGTTGAAGGAAGAGGCGCGCAAGGCGCTGCTGGAGCAGTTCAAGCCCGCCTATGAGCGCGTCATCGCGTGGTGCGAGGAGGACCTGCCGAACGCGGGCGAGAACGCCACCGGCGTCGGCAGCACGCACCCGAACGGCAAGGCGTACTACGAGTACCAGTTGCGCCAGATGACCACCACCAACATGACGGCCGACGAGATCCACGCGCTGGGCCTGAAGGAAGTGGAGCGCATCAAGGGTGAAATGACGGCGCTGAAGGACAAGGTGGGCTTCAAGGGTGACCTGGATGCCTTCTTCGCCTTCATCGACAGCGATCCGCAGTTCGCGTTCCCCAACACCGATGCCGGCCGCCAGGCCTACATCGACGAAGCGACCAAGGCCATCGCCAACATCAAGAAGGAACTGCCGAACTACTTCGGCCTGCTGCCCAAGGCGGACCTGGAAGTGAAGCGCGTGGAAGCCTTCCGCGAACAGGACGGCGCCGCCCAGCACTACTTCCCGGGCACGCCGGATGGCTCGCGTCCGGGCGTGTACTACGCGCACCTGTCGGACATGAATGCCATGCCGAAGCCCGAGCTGGAAGTCATCGCGTACCACGAGGGCCTGCCGGGCCACCACATGCAGATCTCCATCGCGCAGGAACTCACCGGCGTGCCGAAGTTCCGCACGCAGGCCGGTTTCACCGCGTACTCCGAAGGCTGGGGCCTGTACTCGGAGTGGCTGGCCAAGGAAATGCCGAACACCTACCAGGATCCTTATTCCGAGTTCGGTCGGCTGAGTTCTGAAATGTGGCGCGCGATCCGCCTGGTGGTGGACACCGGCCTGCATGCGAAGGGTTGGACCGAGCAGCAGGCGGTGGAGTACTTCGATGCCAACAGCGCAGTGCCGCTGGCGGCGATCAAGTCGGAAGTGCAGCGTTACCTGATCATGCCGGGCCAGGCCACGGCCTACAAAGTCGGCATGATCCGCATCCAGGACCTGCGCAGGAAGGCGGAAACGGAACTGGGTGACAAGTTCGACATCAAGGGATTCCATGATGCCGTGCTGGGTGGTGGCGCCCTGCCGCTGACGCTGCTCGAACGCCGCGTGGACCAGTGGATCGCCAGCCAGAAGGCCAAGCAGGCCTGA
- a CDS encoding acyl-CoA dehydrogenase family protein yields MDFAFTEEQLMIQDVARRIAQEKIAPSAEHFDKVGEFPLDNIRLLGENGLMGIEVPAEYGGAGMDPIAYVLAMIEIAAGDAAHSTIMSVNNSLFCNGILKFGTEAQKQKYVRAIAEGAEIGAFALTEPQSGSDATSMRCRAVKQADGSFVINGKKSWITSGPVAKYIVLFAMSEPDKGARGITAFLIDTTLPGFHRGKTEPKLGIRASATCEIEFTDYVVAADDVLGKEGEGFKIAMGVLDAGRIGIASQAIGIARAAYEATLAYVKERKAFGAPIGTFQMTQAKIADMKCKLDAATLLTLRAAWVKGQDQRFSNEAAIAKLTASEAAMWITHQAVQIHGGMGYSKEMPLERYFRDAKITEIYEGTSEIQRLVIARNETGLR; encoded by the coding sequence GTGGATTTCGCATTCACCGAAGAGCAGTTGATGATCCAGGACGTGGCGCGCCGGATTGCGCAGGAAAAGATCGCGCCCAGCGCCGAGCACTTCGACAAGGTGGGCGAGTTCCCGCTGGACAACATCCGCCTGCTGGGCGAGAACGGGCTGATGGGCATCGAAGTGCCGGCCGAATACGGTGGCGCGGGCATGGACCCGATCGCCTACGTGCTGGCGATGATCGAGATCGCCGCCGGCGACGCCGCGCATTCCACCATCATGTCGGTGAACAACTCGCTGTTCTGCAACGGCATCCTGAAGTTCGGCACCGAGGCGCAGAAGCAGAAGTACGTGCGCGCGATCGCCGAGGGGGCCGAGATCGGCGCCTTCGCGCTCACGGAGCCGCAGTCCGGCTCCGATGCCACCTCGATGCGGTGCCGGGCGGTCAAGCAGGCCGATGGCAGCTTCGTCATCAATGGCAAGAAGAGCTGGATCACCTCCGGGCCGGTCGCCAAGTACATCGTGCTGTTCGCCATGAGCGAGCCCGACAAGGGCGCGCGTGGCATCACCGCGTTCCTGATCGACACCACGCTGCCGGGTTTCCACCGCGGCAAGACCGAGCCCAAGCTGGGCATCCGAGCCTCGGCCACCTGCGAGATCGAGTTCACCGACTACGTGGTCGCCGCCGACGACGTGCTGGGCAAGGAGGGCGAAGGCTTCAAGATCGCCATGGGCGTGCTGGACGCCGGCCGCATCGGCATCGCCAGCCAGGCCATCGGCATCGCGCGCGCGGCGTATGAGGCCACGCTCGCCTACGTCAAGGAGCGCAAGGCCTTCGGTGCGCCCATCGGCACCTTCCAGATGACCCAGGCCAAGATCGCCGACATGAAGTGCAAGCTTGACGCTGCCACCCTGCTGACGCTGCGCGCGGCCTGGGTGAAGGGGCAGGACCAGCGCTTCAGCAACGAAGCGGCCATCGCCAAGCTGACCGCCTCCGAAGCGGCCATGTGGATCACCCACCAGGCCGTGCAGATCCACGGCGGCATGGGCTATTCCAAGGAAATGCCGCTGGAGCGGTACTTCCGCGATGCCAAGATCACCGAGATCTACGAAGGCACCAGCGAGATCCAGCGCCTGGTCATCGCCCGCAACGAAACCGGGCTGCGCTGA
- a CDS encoding metalloregulator ArsR/SmtB family transcription factor, producing the protein MDLEAWSTRLKVFADATRVRLLALLEREELTVAELSAITQLAQPRVSTHLARLKEANLVRDRRAGVSAYYRFDEEHLDPVQRELWRSLRQGSDDPLLRQDAERVASVLANRAADQNWADSVAGDMERHYSPGRTWEALARTALPLLETGDVLDIASGDGVLAELLSPHASRYVCVDTSARVVAAAGERLRRFPNVEVREGDMHALPFKDNSFDLVVLMHALTYSTKPAQAVSEAARVLRKGGRLLLSSLAKHEHRSVVEAYGHVNLGFSEKELRKFAEKAGLEIANSETVTRERRPPHFEVLSLTAQKP; encoded by the coding sequence ATGGATCTGGAAGCCTGGTCGACCCGCCTGAAAGTCTTCGCCGACGCCACCCGGGTACGCCTGCTGGCGCTGCTGGAGCGCGAGGAACTGACCGTGGCCGAGCTCTCCGCGATCACCCAGCTGGCGCAGCCGCGCGTATCCACCCACTTGGCCCGCCTGAAGGAAGCCAACTTGGTACGCGACCGCCGCGCCGGCGTTTCGGCCTATTACCGGTTCGACGAGGAACATCTGGATCCCGTGCAGCGCGAGCTCTGGCGCAGCCTGCGCCAGGGCAGCGACGACCCGCTGCTGCGGCAGGACGCCGAGCGCGTCGCCTCCGTGCTGGCCAACCGCGCCGCCGACCAGAACTGGGCGGACTCGGTCGCCGGCGACATGGAGCGCCACTATTCGCCCGGCCGCACCTGGGAAGCCCTCGCCCGTACCGCGTTGCCCCTGCTGGAGACCGGCGACGTGCTGGACATCGCCTCCGGCGACGGCGTGCTGGCCGAACTGCTGTCCCCGCATGCCAGCCGCTACGTCTGCGTGGACACCAGTGCACGCGTCGTGGCCGCAGCGGGCGAGCGCCTGCGCCGTTTCCCCAACGTCGAAGTGCGCGAGGGCGACATGCATGCCCTGCCCTTCAAGGACAACAGCTTCGACCTGGTCGTGCTGATGCACGCCCTGACCTATTCGACCAAACCCGCCCAGGCGGTCAGCGAAGCGGCGCGGGTGTTGCGCAAGGGCGGCCGCCTGCTGCTGAGCAGCCTGGCCAAGCACGAGCACCGTTCCGTCGTGGAAGCGTATGGCCACGTCAACCTCGGTTTCAGCGAGAAGGAACTGCGCAAGTTCGCCGAGAAGGCGGGGCTGGAAATCGCCAACAGCGAGACCGTCACGCGCGAACGCCGTCCCCCGCATTTCGAAGTCCTCTCGCTGACCGCCCAGAAGCCATGA
- a CDS encoding homocysteine S-methyltransferase family protein, protein MKTLPWLKPARAAALHDALERRILIIDGAMGTMIQRHRLEEADYRGARFADGYDSQHAHGEGCGHDLKGNNDLLLLSKPEVIAGVHIAYLEAGADLVETNTFNATSISQADYHLEHLVYELNKAGAAVARACCDAVEADDRAKGRPDKPRFVIGVLGPTSRTASISPDVNDPGYRNTSFDELRATYREAIDGLIDGGADTLMVETIFDTLNAKAALYAIEEVFDARGGRLPVMISGTITDASGRTLSGQTAEAFYTSVAHGRPLSVGLNCALGAKDLREHVETLSTVADSYVSAHPNAGLPNAFGEYDETPEEMAATLKEFAQSGLLNLVGGCCGTTPAHIQAIAEAVAGLPPRRLPRSLEQAA, encoded by the coding sequence ATGAAGACCCTCCCCTGGCTGAAGCCGGCACGCGCCGCCGCGCTTCACGACGCGCTTGAACGCCGCATCCTGATCATCGATGGCGCGATGGGCACCATGATCCAGCGCCACCGGCTGGAAGAAGCCGATTACCGCGGCGCACGCTTTGCGGACGGTTACGACAGCCAGCATGCGCATGGGGAAGGCTGCGGCCATGACCTGAAAGGCAACAACGACCTGCTGCTGCTGAGCAAGCCGGAAGTCATCGCTGGCGTGCATATCGCCTACCTGGAAGCCGGCGCCGACCTGGTCGAAACCAATACGTTCAACGCGACGTCGATCAGCCAGGCCGACTACCATCTTGAACACCTGGTCTATGAACTCAACAAGGCCGGAGCCGCGGTCGCACGCGCCTGCTGCGATGCCGTCGAAGCGGACGATCGTGCCAAGGGCAGGCCGGACAAGCCGCGCTTCGTGATCGGCGTGCTGGGCCCGACCAGCCGGACCGCCTCCATCAGCCCGGATGTCAACGACCCCGGCTACCGCAACACCAGCTTCGACGAGCTGCGTGCGACCTACCGCGAGGCCATCGATGGGCTGATCGACGGCGGCGCGGACACGCTGATGGTGGAAACCATCTTCGACACGCTCAATGCCAAGGCCGCGCTGTATGCCATCGAGGAAGTGTTCGATGCACGTGGGGGCCGGCTGCCGGTCATGATCTCCGGCACCATCACCGACGCCTCCGGACGCACGCTGTCGGGGCAGACCGCCGAAGCCTTCTACACCTCCGTTGCGCACGGCCGCCCCTTGTCGGTGGGCCTGAACTGCGCGCTGGGCGCCAAGGACCTGCGTGAGCATGTGGAAACACTCTCCACCGTGGCGGACAGCTACGTCAGCGCACATCCCAATGCCGGCCTGCCCAATGCGTTTGGCGAATACGACGAAACACCCGAGGAGATGGCGGCCACGCTGAAAGAGTTCGCGCAGTCCGGCCTCCTGAACCTGGTCGGCGGTTGCTGCGGCACCACGCCTGCCCACATCCAGGCGATCGCCGAGGCCGTCGCAGGTCTGCCGCCGCGCCGCCTGCCACGGTCGCTGGAGCAGGCCGCATGA
- the metH gene encoding methionine synthase, with translation MSRASHHTRLSGLEPLVITPDLLFINVGERTNVTGSAQFRKLIKEERYEEAVEVARQQVANGAQILDVNMDEGLIDSEKAMTRFLNLIMSEPDIARIPVMVDSSKWSVIEAGLKCLQGKSVVNSISLKEGEEAFIDQARKVLRYGAAAVVMAFDEAGQADTCARKVEICTRAYRILTEEVGFPPEDIIFDPNIFAVATGIEEHDNYAVDFIEATRIIRQTLPHCHVSGGVSNVSFSFRGNEPVRQAIHAVFLYHAIKAGMDMGIVNAGAMPIYDDLEADLRERVEDVVLNRRRDATERLLEIADRYKGKKGEAQVENLAWREKPVRERLAHALVHGIDAFVDEDTEEARQQATRPLDVIEGALMDGMNVVGDLFGAGKMFLPQVVKSARVMKKAVAYLLPYIEAEKLRTGDVGKSNGKIVMATVKGDVHDIGKNIVGVVLACNNFDVVDLGVMVPTQKILDTAKAENADLIGLSGLITPSLEEMTHVAREMQRQGFSMPLLIGGATTSRAHTALKIDPHYDAPTVWVKDASRAVGVAQSLISRDMREAFVAANDADYAEIRQRHRNRGDAKRLVSLEKARGQKFDGGWAGYVPPVPNTPGITVLDDYPLTDLIDVIDWTPFFQAWELAGKYPAILTDAVVGTQASELYRDARAMLDRIVAEKWLTARAVFGLWPANSVGDDVELLHEGRTERLHFLRQQVDKPADRPDFCLADFIAPKDSGRQDWIGGFAVTAGIGIDAHVARFEADHDDYNAILLKALADRLAEALAERLHQRVRKEFWGFAADEALDNEALIAEQYRGIRPAPGYPACPEHSEKATLFRLLDAGTNAGMTLTESFAMLPTAAVSGYYFSHPQSQYFVVGRVSKEQAADYARRKGVELAQAERWLASNLDYDPE, from the coding sequence ATGAGCCGTGCAAGCCACCACACCCGCCTGTCGGGGCTGGAGCCGCTGGTCATCACGCCGGACCTGCTGTTCATCAACGTGGGCGAGCGCACCAACGTCACCGGCAGCGCCCAGTTCCGCAAGCTGATCAAGGAAGAGCGCTACGAAGAGGCCGTCGAAGTCGCCCGCCAGCAGGTGGCCAACGGCGCGCAGATCCTCGACGTCAACATGGATGAGGGCCTGATCGATTCCGAGAAGGCGATGACGCGCTTCCTCAACCTGATCATGTCCGAGCCGGACATCGCCCGCATCCCGGTGATGGTGGATTCGTCCAAGTGGAGCGTGATCGAGGCTGGCCTGAAATGCCTGCAAGGCAAGAGCGTGGTCAACTCGATCTCGCTGAAGGAAGGCGAGGAAGCCTTCATCGACCAGGCCCGCAAGGTGCTGCGTTACGGCGCCGCCGCGGTGGTGATGGCGTTCGACGAAGCGGGACAGGCCGACACCTGCGCGCGCAAGGTCGAGATCTGCACGCGCGCCTACCGCATCCTGACCGAGGAAGTCGGCTTCCCGCCGGAAGACATCATCTTCGACCCCAACATCTTCGCGGTCGCGACCGGCATTGAAGAGCACGACAACTACGCCGTCGACTTCATCGAGGCCACCCGCATCATCCGGCAGACCCTGCCCCACTGCCACGTGTCCGGCGGCGTGTCGAACGTGTCGTTCTCGTTCCGTGGCAATGAACCCGTGCGGCAGGCCATCCATGCCGTGTTCCTCTACCACGCCATCAAGGCCGGCATGGACATGGGCATCGTCAATGCCGGCGCCATGCCGATCTACGACGACCTGGAGGCCGACCTGCGGGAACGCGTCGAGGACGTGGTGCTCAACCGGCGCAGGGACGCCACCGAGCGCCTGCTGGAGATCGCCGACCGCTACAAGGGCAAGAAGGGCGAGGCCCAGGTGGAGAACCTGGCATGGCGCGAGAAGCCCGTCCGCGAGCGGCTGGCACATGCGCTGGTGCACGGCATCGATGCCTTCGTGGACGAAGATACCGAGGAGGCCCGCCAGCAGGCCACGCGTCCGCTGGATGTCATAGAAGGCGCGCTGATGGACGGCATGAACGTGGTCGGCGACCTGTTCGGCGCCGGCAAGATGTTCCTGCCCCAGGTGGTCAAGTCGGCGCGTGTCATGAAGAAGGCGGTCGCCTACCTGCTGCCTTACATCGAAGCCGAGAAACTGCGCACCGGCGATGTCGGCAAGTCCAACGGCAAGATCGTCATGGCCACCGTCAAGGGCGACGTGCACGACATCGGCAAGAACATCGTCGGCGTGGTGCTGGCGTGCAACAACTTCGACGTGGTGGACCTGGGCGTGATGGTGCCCACGCAGAAGATCCTCGATACCGCGAAGGCCGAGAACGCCGACCTGATCGGCCTGTCCGGGCTGATCACCCCGTCGCTGGAGGAAATGACCCACGTCGCGCGCGAGATGCAGCGGCAGGGGTTCTCCATGCCGCTGCTGATCGGCGGCGCGACCACGTCCCGCGCGCATACCGCGCTGAAGATCGATCCGCATTACGACGCACCGACCGTCTGGGTGAAGGATGCTTCGCGCGCGGTGGGCGTGGCGCAGTCGCTGATCTCGCGCGACATGCGCGAGGCCTTCGTCGCCGCCAACGATGCCGACTACGCCGAGATCCGCCAGCGCCACCGCAACCGGGGCGACGCCAAGCGCCTGGTGTCGCTGGAAAAGGCGCGCGGGCAGAAGTTCGACGGCGGCTGGGCCGGCTACGTCCCTCCCGTTCCCAACACGCCCGGCATCACTGTGCTGGACGACTACCCGCTCACCGATCTGATTGACGTGATCGACTGGACGCCGTTCTTCCAGGCCTGGGAGCTCGCGGGCAAATACCCGGCCATCCTGACCGATGCCGTGGTCGGCACGCAGGCCAGCGAGCTCTACCGCGACGCGCGGGCGATGCTGGATAGGATCGTCGCCGAGAAATGGCTGACCGCCAGGGCCGTCTTCGGGCTGTGGCCCGCCAACAGTGTCGGCGACGATGTCGAACTGCTGCACGAAGGCAGGACGGAACGCCTGCACTTCCTGCGCCAGCAGGTCGACAAGCCGGCCGACCGGCCGGACTTCTGCCTGGCCGATTTCATCGCACCGAAGGACAGCGGCAGGCAGGACTGGATCGGCGGTTTCGCCGTCACGGCCGGCATCGGCATCGATGCGCACGTGGCGCGCTTCGAGGCCGACCATGACGATTACAACGCCATCCTGCTGAAGGCGCTGGCCGACAGGCTGGCGGAAGCGCTCGCCGAGCGCCTGCACCAGCGGGTACGCAAGGAGTTCTGGGGATTCGCGGCGGACGAGGCTCTGGACAACGAGGCCCTGATCGCCGAGCAGTACCGTGGCATCCGCCCGGCCCCTGGCTATCCGGCATGCCCCGAACACAGCGAGAAGGCCACGCTGTTCCGCCTGCTGGATGCGGGCACCAACGCCGGCATGACGCTGACCGAGAGCTTCGCCATGCTGCCCACGGCGGCCGTTTCCGGTTACTACTTCAGCCATCCGCAGAGCCAGTACTTCGTCGTCGGGCGCGTCTCGAAGGAACAGGCCGCCGACTACGCCCGACGCAAGGGCGTCGAGCTGGCGCAGGCGGAGCGTTGGTTGGCGTCCAATCTCGACTACGACCCGGAGTGA
- a CDS encoding TonB-dependent receptor, which translates to MLKKSTMALAVMGALYASTAFAQDSASPDAGAAGADASAQTLDTVSVIGLGETRQVQRLSPERIRALPPGTSPLKLLADLPGVNFQSADAFGAYEWSARISLRGFNQNQLGFTLDGIPLGDMSYGNNNGLHISRALISENLAGAELAEGIGGVNTASTSNLGGTIQFFSADPLPAFGVQLSQTVGSDATRRTYARLDTGDHQGFAMYLSGMTSRMDKWKGDGEQKQDQVNLKAVYDVGDHRISLLATTSKRDENDYQDLSLDSRRRLGWDWDNYRPDWQRAVDAANGIFTGGVNNLDDAYYDARGLRDDGVLGLSGDFGLAQDVRLHATVYHHTNRGQGHWFTPYVPSSATVPISLRTTEYGIDRTGVMAGLDWTLGNHRIEGGLWLEDNGHTVQRNYYFINGPIDDSFFLRGPDIRQFYQRFDVKTRQFYLKDTIRLLDDRLSVDIGFKSPRVEIESRIPAGTFVSRYAEGDLTAKDSFLPQLGASYRLSGNNEIFASYAENMAAFQAGITGPFATTQVAFDAFAGQLQPERSETVEAGFRHSGETLQASLALYHVKFENRLLSVAQCSGIQGCPSAFANVGSVTSEGAEATLVWTPIEGLRWYNTLSWNESTYDSNYLNGTTLVEIEGKQTVNTPEEMFSTSLTWTRGPLELSVGANYTGKRYYTYSNDSGVPSFWLANAGGSWSFGEVGPMEDLRLSLHVTNLTDKDYFSTIGTNGFVVSDPAGTYATLLSGAPRQTMLTLSASF; encoded by the coding sequence ATGTTGAAGAAGAGCACCATGGCATTGGCCGTGATGGGCGCGCTGTACGCCTCGACGGCATTCGCGCAGGACAGCGCCAGTCCGGATGCGGGCGCGGCAGGCGCCGACGCCAGCGCGCAGACACTCGATACCGTTTCCGTGATCGGCCTGGGCGAGACCCGCCAGGTGCAACGCCTTTCCCCCGAACGCATCCGCGCACTGCCGCCGGGCACCAGTCCGTTGAAGCTGCTGGCGGACCTGCCTGGCGTCAACTTCCAGTCGGCGGATGCCTTCGGTGCCTATGAATGGTCGGCGCGCATCAGCCTGCGTGGTTTCAACCAGAACCAGCTGGGCTTCACGCTGGACGGCATCCCGCTGGGTGACATGAGCTATGGCAACAACAACGGCCTGCATATCAGCCGCGCATTGATCTCGGAAAATCTGGCCGGTGCAGAACTGGCCGAAGGCATCGGCGGCGTCAACACCGCATCCACCAGCAATCTGGGCGGCACCATCCAGTTCTTCTCGGCCGACCCCTTGCCGGCGTTCGGCGTGCAGCTGTCCCAGACGGTGGGCAGCGACGCCACGCGCCGCACTTATGCGCGCCTGGATACCGGCGATCACCAGGGTTTTGCCATGTACCTGTCCGGCATGACGTCGCGCATGGACAAGTGGAAGGGCGATGGCGAACAGAAGCAGGACCAGGTGAACCTGAAGGCGGTCTACGATGTCGGCGACCATCGCATCAGCCTGCTGGCGACCACGTCCAAACGCGACGAAAACGACTACCAGGACCTGTCGCTGGATTCCCGGCGGCGCCTGGGCTGGGACTGGGACAACTACCGCCCAGACTGGCAGCGTGCCGTGGATGCGGCCAATGGCATTTTCACGGGAGGGGTCAACAATCTCGACGATGCGTACTACGACGCGCGTGGCCTGCGCGATGACGGTGTGCTGGGGCTGTCCGGCGACTTCGGCCTTGCCCAGGACGTTCGCCTGCATGCGACGGTCTACCACCACACCAACCGTGGCCAGGGCCACTGGTTCACGCCTTACGTGCCGTCGTCGGCCACCGTGCCCATTTCGCTGCGCACCACCGAATACGGCATCGATCGCACCGGCGTGATGGCCGGTCTGGACTGGACGCTGGGCAACCATCGCATCGAAGGCGGCCTGTGGCTGGAAGACAACGGTCACACGGTGCAGCGCAATTACTACTTCATCAACGGCCCGATAGACGACAGTTTCTTCCTGCGCGGTCCGGACATCCGCCAGTTCTACCAGCGCTTCGACGTGAAGACGCGCCAGTTCTATCTGAAAGACACCATCCGGCTGCTGGACGACCGGCTCTCCGTGGATATCGGCTTCAAGAGCCCGCGCGTGGAGATCGAATCGCGTATTCCGGCCGGTACGTTCGTCTCCCGCTATGCCGAGGGCGACCTGACCGCCAAGGACAGCTTCCTGCCGCAGCTGGGTGCCAGCTACCGGTTGAGCGGGAACAACGAGATCTTCGCGTCCTATGCGGAGAACATGGCCGCATTCCAGGCAGGTATCACCGGGCCGTTCGCCACCACCCAGGTGGCCTTCGATGCGTTCGCCGGCCAGTTGCAGCCGGAGCGCAGCGAGACGGTGGAAGCGGGCTTCCGCCATTCCGGCGAGACGCTGCAGGCGTCGCTGGCGCTGTACCACGTGAAGTTCGAGAATCGCCTGCTGTCCGTGGCGCAGTGCTCCGGCATCCAGGGCTGTCCCTCGGCATTCGCCAACGTCGGTTCGGTGACCAGCGAGGGTGCCGAGGCCACGCTGGTGTGGACGCCCATCGAAGGCCTGCGCTGGTACAACACGCTGTCGTGGAATGAATCCACCTACGATTCGAACTACCTCAACGGCACCACCCTGGTGGAAATCGAGGGCAAGCAGACCGTCAACACGCCCGAGGAGATGTTCTCCACCTCGCTGACGTGGACACGCGGCCCGCTCGAACTGAGCGTTGGCGCCAACTACACCGGCAAACGCTACTACACGTATTCGAACGATTCCGGCGTGCCCTCGTTCTGGCTGGCCAATGCCGGCGGTTCGTGGAGCTTCGGCGAAGTGGGGCCGATGGAAGACCTGCGGCTGTCGCTGCACGTCACCAACCTGACGGACAAGGACTACTTCTCCACCATCGGCACCAATGGCTTCGTGGTGTCGGACCCGGCCGGCACGTATGCCACGCTGTTGAGCGGGGCGCCGCGCCAGACCATGCTGACACTCAGCGCGTCGTTCTGA